The following coding sequences are from one Pseudonocardia sp. HH130630-07 window:
- a CDS encoding SRPBCC family protein: MRLTLHARGPCPADEVWERYADPARWSGWAPYITGVECSDPRIRPGSTGRVRGPLGVAATFAVTAVDAGARTWSWDVALGPVRLSLDHGVRSAGGGTRTWLVVDGPPPVVLPYAVPARVSLEMLVRRGA, translated from the coding sequence ATGCGCCTCACGCTGCACGCCCGCGGACCGTGCCCCGCCGACGAGGTGTGGGAGCGCTACGCCGATCCCGCACGGTGGTCCGGGTGGGCGCCCTACATCACCGGCGTCGAGTGCTCCGACCCGCGGATCCGGCCCGGGAGCACCGGCCGGGTCCGCGGCCCGCTGGGCGTCGCGGCGACGTTCGCGGTGACCGCCGTGGACGCCGGGGCCCGGACCTGGTCGTGGGACGTCGCCCTCGGGCCGGTCCGGCTGTCCCTCGACCACGGCGTGCGGTCCGCGGGCGGCGGGACCCGCACCTGGCTGGTCGTCGACGGGCCGCCGCCCGTGGTGCTGCCCTACGCGGTCCCGGCCCGGGTCTCGCTGGAGATGCTGGTCCGCCGGGGCGCCTGA
- a CDS encoding alpha/beta fold hydrolase: protein MTGTLPPTRFVDVRGTRIRVRESGPPTGEPVLLLHGIGRCLEDWDDQHALLAQHRVVAADLAGFGYSDRLPGRATLERLADAAVATLDALGETRPVHVMGNSLGGAVALLASVRHPDRVATLVLADPAGFGAEVTPALRVLGVPLLGRFLLSRFDERASRRTERSLFVDGALVTDERVRRGLEIGRRPEFARTFLDIATELGTFRGIRPGWRRALLAAAARAPKPTLVVWGERDLILPAAHLRAAARALPHVTTHVFGRVGHMPQIEVPERFAALATAHVAQAPRRTSISSETRAGTA, encoded by the coding sequence GTGACCGGCACGCTGCCGCCCACCCGGTTCGTCGACGTCCGCGGGACCCGGATCCGGGTCCGGGAGTCCGGCCCGCCCACCGGCGAGCCGGTGCTGCTCCTGCACGGCATCGGCCGTTGCCTGGAGGACTGGGACGACCAGCACGCCCTGCTGGCGCAGCACCGGGTCGTCGCCGCCGATCTCGCCGGGTTCGGGTACTCCGACCGGCTCCCCGGCCGGGCCACCCTGGAACGGCTGGCCGACGCCGCCGTCGCCACCCTGGACGCGCTCGGTGAGACCCGCCCCGTGCACGTCATGGGCAACTCGCTCGGCGGTGCGGTCGCGCTGCTGGCGTCGGTACGGCACCCGGACCGGGTGGCGACGCTGGTCCTGGCCGATCCGGCCGGGTTCGGCGCCGAGGTCACGCCCGCTCTGCGGGTGCTCGGAGTGCCGCTGCTGGGCCGGTTCCTGCTGAGCCGGTTCGACGAGCGCGCGTCCCGCCGGACCGAGCGCTCACTGTTCGTCGACGGCGCGCTGGTCACCGACGAACGGGTCCGGCGCGGGCTGGAGATCGGCAGGCGCCCGGAGTTCGCCCGGACGTTCCTGGACATCGCCACCGAGCTGGGCACGTTCCGCGGGATCCGGCCGGGCTGGCGCCGGGCGCTGCTCGCCGCCGCCGCACGGGCGCCGAAGCCGACGCTGGTCGTGTGGGGCGAGCGGGACCTGATCCTGCCCGCCGCACACCTGCGGGCCGCGGCGCGGGCGCTGCCGCACGTCACCACGCACGTCTTCGGGCGGGTCGGGCACATGCCGCAGATCGAGGTACCGGAGCGGTTCGCCGCGCTCGCGACCGCGCACGTCGCTCAGGCGCCCCGGCGGACCAGCATCTCCAGCGAGACCCGGGCCGGGACCGCGTAG
- a CDS encoding helix-turn-helix domain-containing protein: protein MAEPTPGALSPLAAHRLAAGFTQEGLAERLGVDRGTVGRWERGAQAPQPWQRPALATTLRVSLAELDDLVNPVLPSPAPPAMPPGTAARVRRSRQQWLDVRNALGVRGRELTELAAWLYPESRRAPGGHVLAGPGWLLDRPVPLDSVRLSWSGGQRPFRLPGSVEHVLPLTDRGEPYAGYSRAVRDLVRPRLLENRLSYRLLDVRTGDGLELEFGTTTFFEAFDLKQALAHEFKAAWLASDRSVPTWDALPLRTAVRDPFDPSRLLMSPGISTLTVRRDRTGDRHRFVLHERDGGKVADGGGLCHVMPAGEFQPSSVDPADVRDDFSLWRTIMREFSEEFLGNPEHDGAASRRIDYAHDEPFRSFEQARAAGGLRLWHYGLVLEPLELGAIQMTVAVVDDVFDRLFADLVATNDEGQVVGRDGRTDMPFTAEAVDRLDPRLSASALTLLRLAWRDREYLLHPTHGA from the coding sequence ATGGCCGAACCGACGCCCGGCGCGCTGAGTCCGCTCGCCGCGCACCGCCTGGCCGCGGGCTTCACGCAGGAGGGCCTCGCCGAACGGCTGGGGGTGGACCGTGGAACCGTCGGCCGGTGGGAACGCGGAGCCCAGGCCCCGCAACCCTGGCAACGGCCGGCTCTCGCCACGACCCTGCGGGTGTCCCTGGCCGAACTCGACGACCTCGTGAATCCCGTCCTCCCGAGTCCGGCCCCACCTGCGATGCCCCCGGGTACGGCCGCACGGGTCCGGCGCAGCCGGCAGCAGTGGCTCGATGTCCGGAACGCGCTGGGCGTGCGCGGCCGCGAGCTGACGGAACTGGCCGCGTGGCTCTATCCGGAGTCCCGGCGGGCACCCGGCGGTCACGTCCTCGCCGGTCCGGGGTGGCTGCTCGACCGGCCGGTTCCCCTTGACTCGGTACGACTGTCGTGGTCCGGCGGGCAACGGCCGTTCCGGCTGCCGGGATCGGTGGAGCACGTCCTGCCGCTGACCGACCGGGGCGAGCCGTACGCCGGGTACAGCCGGGCGGTCCGTGATCTCGTCCGCCCGCGCCTGCTGGAGAACCGGCTGAGCTACCGCCTGCTCGACGTGCGGACCGGCGACGGTCTGGAACTGGAGTTCGGGACCACGACGTTCTTCGAGGCGTTCGACCTCAAGCAGGCGCTGGCGCACGAGTTCAAGGCGGCGTGGCTGGCGTCGGACCGTTCGGTGCCGACGTGGGACGCGCTGCCCCTGCGCACGGCGGTACGGGATCCGTTCGACCCGTCACGGCTGCTGATGTCACCCGGGATCAGCACGCTGACCGTCCGCCGGGACCGCACGGGCGACCGGCACCGGTTCGTGCTGCACGAGCGAGACGGCGGAAAGGTCGCCGACGGCGGTGGCCTGTGCCACGTGATGCCCGCGGGGGAGTTCCAGCCGTCGTCGGTGGACCCGGCCGATGTCCGTGACGACTTCTCCTTGTGGCGCACCATCATGCGGGAGTTCTCGGAGGAGTTCCTCGGCAACCCCGAGCACGACGGGGCGGCCTCCCGGCGGATCGACTATGCCCACGACGAACCGTTCCGCTCCTTCGAGCAGGCGCGCGCCGCCGGTGGTCTCCGGCTCTGGCACTACGGTCTGGTGCTGGAACCGCTCGAACTCGGGGCGATCCAGATGACCGTCGCCGTCGTCGACGACGTGTTCGACCGCCTGTTCGCCGACCTCGTCGCCACCAACGACGAGGGACAGGTGGTCGGCCGGGACGGACGCACCGACATGCCGTTCACGGCGGAGGCCGTCGACCGTCTCGACCCCCGCTTGTCCGCGAGCGCGCTGACCCTGCTCCGCCTGGCCTGGCGGGACCGCGAGTACCTGCTCCACCCCACTCACGGAGCGTGA
- the mtnA gene encoding S-methyl-5-thioribose-1-phosphate isomerase, which yields MEPIVGWAGDGAGGPAVVVLDQRALPHRTGYLRLSTVDAVVDAVRSLAVRGAPCLGLVGGYGVALAAHLHGTATPVALAAVRDAAERIATARPTAVPLALGARRALAALDGGPAAVLAAARAADAENARVDAAAARRAADEVLRLCPDRPVRALTVCNTGPLATGATGTALGALLVLHERGALGEVLACETRPLLQGARLTVWELAAAGAPHRLCVDSADPAALAGGLVDVVLAGADRIAANGDVANKIGTYMLACAAARSGIPFLVVAPEETVDPDTPTGAQIVVEERDPDEVRLHGGTLQTVPGTPVYNPAFDVTPHDLVTGIVTEDRVWMPGADAATAGPTRG from the coding sequence GTGGAGCCGATCGTCGGCTGGGCCGGGGACGGTGCCGGCGGACCCGCCGTCGTCGTGCTCGACCAGCGGGCGCTGCCGCACCGCACCGGGTACCTGCGCCTGAGCACGGTGGACGCCGTCGTCGACGCCGTCCGGTCGCTCGCCGTGCGCGGCGCCCCGTGCCTGGGGCTGGTCGGCGGCTACGGGGTGGCGCTCGCCGCGCACCTGCACGGCACCGCGACGCCCGTCGCCCTCGCCGCGGTGCGCGACGCGGCGGAGCGGATCGCGACGGCCCGCCCGACCGCTGTTCCGCTCGCGCTCGGCGCCCGCCGCGCGCTGGCCGCGCTGGACGGCGGGCCCGCCGCGGTCCTCGCCGCCGCCCGCGCGGCGGACGCGGAGAACGCACGCGTCGACGCGGCGGCTGCACGGCGGGCGGCCGACGAGGTGCTGCGGCTCTGCCCGGACCGCCCGGTGCGGGCGTTGACGGTGTGCAACACCGGCCCGCTCGCCACCGGCGCGACCGGTACCGCGCTGGGCGCGCTGCTGGTCCTGCACGAGCGCGGCGCGCTCGGCGAGGTGCTGGCGTGCGAGACCCGCCCGCTGCTGCAGGGCGCCCGGCTGACGGTGTGGGAGCTGGCCGCGGCCGGGGCGCCGCACCGGCTGTGCGTGGATTCCGCGGACCCGGCCGCGCTCGCCGGCGGGCTCGTCGACGTCGTGCTCGCCGGTGCGGACCGGATCGCGGCCAACGGCGACGTCGCGAACAAGATCGGCACGTACATGCTGGCCTGCGCGGCGGCCCGGTCCGGGATCCCGTTCCTCGTCGTCGCGCCGGAGGAGACCGTGGACCCGGACACCCCGACCGGTGCGCAGATCGTCGTCGAGGAGCGCGACCCGGACGAGGTGCGGCTGCACGGCGGGACCCTGCAGACGGTCCCCGGCACCCCCGTCTACAACCCCGCCTTCGACGTCACGCCGCACGACCTCGTGACCGGGATCGTCACCGAGGACCGGGTGTGGATGCCGGGAGCCGATGCCGCCACCGCGGGGCCTACCCGCGGGTAG
- a CDS encoding AraC family transcriptional regulator produces the protein MGTGSLTRARALRGLPELVDQLGGDGPGMLARFRIAVEAVDGADPDALVPTRSVALVLETAALELECPDLGLRLAERQGPEILGPLAVAVQNSPTLGAALDCASRYLYVHSPALRVGPVPDPERVAGVTGIEYGSTERLPVHVADLGVGVLHRIVGLLADGGYGLRSVHLPHPALAPEQRYRDFFGAEVRFDRPAAVLRVPADLVRRPLDGDRTVRDIAIEYLETHFDRPDRRITDRVRTAVERSLGGGPVRIGTVADLLRVHPRTLQRHLAAERTTFELIVDDVRRETAERLITRTDLPFSQVAAMIGLAEQSALTRAARRWFGAPPRVVRRAGPPPADTPLMEL, from the coding sequence ATGGGGACGGGATCACTCACCCGGGCGAGAGCGCTGCGCGGCCTGCCCGAACTCGTCGACCAGCTCGGCGGGGACGGCCCGGGGATGCTCGCGCGGTTCCGGATCGCCGTCGAGGCCGTCGACGGCGCCGACCCCGACGCGCTGGTCCCGACCCGGTCGGTGGCGCTGGTACTGGAGACCGCCGCCCTCGAGCTGGAGTGCCCCGACCTGGGGCTGCGCCTGGCCGAGCGCCAGGGGCCGGAGATCCTCGGCCCGCTGGCCGTCGCCGTGCAGAACTCGCCGACCCTCGGCGCGGCCCTCGACTGTGCGTCCAGGTACCTCTACGTGCACAGTCCCGCGCTGCGCGTCGGCCCGGTGCCGGACCCCGAACGGGTCGCGGGGGTGACCGGGATCGAGTACGGCAGCACCGAGCGGTTGCCGGTGCACGTGGCCGACCTCGGCGTCGGGGTGCTGCACCGGATCGTCGGCCTGCTCGCCGACGGCGGCTACGGCCTGCGGTCGGTGCACCTTCCGCACCCGGCACTGGCGCCCGAGCAGCGCTACCGGGACTTCTTCGGCGCGGAGGTCCGCTTCGACCGGCCCGCCGCCGTGCTGCGGGTCCCGGCGGACCTCGTGCGCCGTCCGCTGGACGGCGACCGCACGGTGCGCGACATCGCGATCGAGTACCTGGAGACCCATTTCGACCGCCCGGACCGGCGGATCACCGACCGGGTCCGGACCGCCGTCGAGCGCTCGCTGGGTGGCGGCCCGGTCCGGATCGGGACGGTGGCCGACCTGCTACGGGTGCACCCGCGGACCCTGCAGCGTCATCTCGCGGCCGAGCGGACGACGTTCGAGCTGATCGTCGACGACGTCCGCCGGGAGACCGCCGAACGCCTCATCACCCGGACCGACCTGCCCTTCAGCCAAGTGGCGGCGATGATCGGCCTGGCCGAGCAGTCCGCCCTGACCCGCGCCGCCCGTCGCTGGTTCGGCGCCCCGCCCCGGGTCGTCCGCCGCGCCGGCCCGCCCCCCGCCGACACCCCACTCATGGAGCTTTAG
- a CDS encoding flavin-containing monooxygenase — protein sequence MTQPTATPGSGDTAAAEHHDVIIIGAGLSGIGAACRLRQDLPGTDYAILEGREDLGGTWDLFRYPGIRSDSDMFTLAYPFRPWRERKSIADGADIHRYIRETAQEYGVTERIRFGTRVLGASWDSSTARWTVETSTAAGPRRYTCSFLSVCSGYYDYERGYQPEFPGREDFTGTWVHPQFWPSDLDVAGRRVVVIGSGATAVTLVPALAATAAHVTMLQRSPSYLTVLPSSDPVADRLRRFLPARLAHRILRLQYVTLTQAFYQLARRRPERVKKVLRGLALKFLRDESYVDQHFTPSYEPWDQRLCVIPEGDFFRAIKRGTASVVTDHIDRITATGVRLRSGEELPADVIVSATGLSLQPLGGITIHVDGEQVDIGKTVTYRGLMLSGVPNLAFCIGYVNASWTLRADLVARYVPRLLRYMRRKQIAVATPAPTASPDRPLLDLQSGYVKRSEHLFPRQGRRDPWRLRQNYFLDAIGLGRSDLSTDMLFTPASAVGSRAARVVSPSAAGIAADPPATTGATVRSATAEQEAAL from the coding sequence ATGACGCAGCCCACCGCGACGCCCGGCTCCGGCGACACCGCCGCAGCCGAGCACCACGACGTGATCATCATCGGCGCCGGCCTCTCCGGGATCGGTGCCGCCTGCCGGCTCCGGCAGGACCTGCCCGGCACCGACTACGCGATCCTGGAGGGCCGGGAGGACCTGGGCGGGACCTGGGACCTGTTCCGCTACCCCGGTATCCGCTCGGACTCGGACATGTTCACCCTCGCCTACCCGTTCCGGCCCTGGCGCGAGCGCAAGTCCATCGCCGACGGGGCCGACATCCACCGCTACATCCGCGAGACCGCGCAGGAGTACGGCGTGACCGAGCGCATCCGCTTCGGTACCCGGGTGCTCGGCGCCTCCTGGGACTCCTCCACCGCCCGCTGGACGGTCGAGACCAGCACCGCCGCCGGCCCCCGCCGCTACACCTGCTCGTTCCTGTCCGTGTGCTCGGGCTACTACGACTACGAGCGGGGCTACCAGCCGGAGTTCCCGGGCCGCGAGGACTTCACCGGCACCTGGGTGCACCCGCAGTTCTGGCCGTCCGACCTCGACGTCGCCGGCCGCCGGGTCGTCGTGATCGGGTCCGGGGCCACCGCCGTCACCCTGGTCCCGGCGCTGGCCGCGACGGCCGCGCACGTGACGATGCTGCAGCGCTCGCCGTCCTACCTCACCGTGCTGCCCAGCAGCGACCCGGTGGCCGACCGGCTGCGGCGGTTCCTGCCCGCCCGGCTCGCGCACCGGATCCTGCGCCTGCAGTACGTCACCCTGACCCAGGCGTTCTACCAGCTGGCCCGGCGCCGGCCGGAGCGCGTCAAGAAGGTCCTGCGCGGGCTGGCCCTGAAGTTCCTGCGCGACGAGTCCTACGTGGACCAGCACTTCACGCCGTCCTACGAGCCGTGGGACCAGCGACTCTGCGTGATCCCGGAGGGCGACTTCTTCCGGGCGATCAAGCGGGGCACCGCGTCGGTCGTGACCGACCACATCGACCGGATCACCGCGACCGGGGTCCGGCTGCGGTCCGGCGAGGAGCTGCCGGCCGACGTCATCGTCTCCGCCACGGGGCTGTCGCTGCAGCCGCTGGGCGGGATCACCATCCACGTCGACGGCGAGCAGGTCGACATCGGCAAGACGGTGACCTACCGCGGCCTGATGCTCTCCGGCGTGCCCAACCTCGCGTTCTGCATCGGCTACGTGAACGCGTCCTGGACCCTGCGGGCCGATCTCGTCGCCCGCTACGTGCCGCGGCTGCTGCGGTACATGCGGCGCAAGCAGATCGCCGTCGCCACCCCGGCTCCGACCGCCTCGCCGGACCGCCCCCTGCTGGACCTGCAGTCCGGCTACGTCAAGCGCTCCGAGCACCTGTTCCCCCGCCAGGGGCGCCGCGACCCGTGGCGGCTGCGGCAGAACTACTTCCTCGACGCGATCGGGCTCGGCCGCTCCGACCTGTCCACCGACATGCTGTTCACCCCGGCGTCCGCCGTCGGCAGCCGGGCGGCCCGGGTCGTCTCCCCCAGCGCCGCCGGGATCGCCGCCGATCCCCCCGCCACCACCGGCGCGACCGTCCGGTCCGCCACCGCCGAGCAGGAGGCCGCGCTGTGA
- a CDS encoding SDR family NAD(P)-dependent oxidoreductase, with product MSRTGSRRSPFRFAEGTAVVTGAAGGMGEHVARQLAERGSDLVLVDRDGDRLETVAGQIRAAHPGRTVTTETVDLADLGAVDALAGRVLAARPEIRLLVNNAGVALGGDFARLTMEEFDWVMAINFHAPVRLTHALLPALTARPGAHVVNMSSLFGLIAPPGQAAYSSSKFALRGFSEVLRAELARVGAGVTTVHPGGIRTGIASSARVGVNMSAEEAERGKRDFEKLLTFPAERAAAMIVDAVEKRRPRLLIGVSALLPDLLARVAPVRGPALLASVLGSARRRTGATAAGAR from the coding sequence GTGAGCCGCACCGGGAGCCGCCGTTCCCCGTTCCGTTTCGCCGAGGGCACCGCCGTCGTCACCGGGGCCGCCGGTGGCATGGGCGAGCACGTGGCCCGCCAGCTCGCCGAGCGCGGCAGCGACCTCGTGCTCGTCGACCGCGACGGGGACCGGCTCGAGACCGTCGCCGGGCAGATCCGGGCCGCGCACCCGGGCCGGACGGTGACCACGGAGACGGTCGACCTCGCCGACCTCGGCGCCGTCGACGCGCTCGCCGGGCGGGTACTCGCCGCACGCCCGGAGATCCGGCTGCTGGTCAACAACGCCGGGGTCGCGCTCGGCGGTGACTTCGCCCGGCTGACCATGGAGGAGTTCGACTGGGTGATGGCGATCAACTTCCACGCCCCGGTCCGGCTCACCCACGCCCTGCTGCCGGCGCTCACCGCCCGGCCCGGCGCGCACGTCGTCAACATGTCGAGCCTGTTCGGGCTGATCGCGCCGCCGGGCCAGGCGGCCTACTCGTCCTCGAAGTTCGCGCTGCGCGGCTTCTCCGAGGTGCTGCGTGCCGAGCTGGCCCGGGTCGGCGCCGGGGTGACGACCGTGCACCCGGGGGGCATCCGGACCGGGATCGCCTCCTCGGCGCGGGTCGGGGTCAACATGTCGGCCGAGGAGGCGGAGCGCGGCAAGCGCGACTTCGAGAAGCTCCTGACCTTCCCCGCCGAACGGGCCGCGGCGATGATCGTCGACGCGGTCGAGAAGCGCAGGCCGCGGTTGCTGATCGGGGTCAGTGCCCTGCTGCCGGACCTGCTCGCCCGGGTCGCCCCGGTCCGCGGGCCGGCGTTGCTCGCGTCGGTGCTCGGGTCGGCCCGCCGGCGCACCGGCGCCACCGCGGCGGGTGCCCGGTGA
- a CDS encoding PQQ-dependent sugar dehydrogenase — MRTRVWLAALACLPVLAACGTGPNPVTNAVSGDEAPPAAAPAPDLVPVPVTVPPELRGGVFDEPREALAPAGWTLSVFARVPNARLAVWTPDGNLLVSVPDEGRVVLLTADGQQRPLLDGLTQPHGLAFSPDGATLYVAESNRVASWSYVGGAVTGAPQVVADGLPDANSPDLRGAYGHELKSVTAGPDGAVYVSIGSTGNISVEDLTATPPRASILRVPPGGGPAEPFAVGVRNGTGLATAPDGEIWTAVNGRDNVPYPYDRPYGDASGSSLGEVIDDYVTAHPAEPLARLTAGRNLGWPFCNPEPDTDPGVAGSAQDFADVPMVADAEMNPGGRELDCATLAPTEQSFPAHSAPLGLAFTTTALPEPYGDGALAGVHGSWNADPPRAPEVSFFTYDEGRMGRQQTLVGGFQYPTGSRWGRPVAAVSGPDGAVYITDDDAGAVYRLAPPGR, encoded by the coding sequence ATGCGTACCCGGGTCTGGCTCGCCGCACTCGCCTGCCTGCCGGTCCTCGCGGCCTGCGGCACCGGGCCGAACCCGGTCACCAACGCCGTGTCCGGCGACGAGGCCCCGCCCGCCGCCGCTCCGGCACCCGACCTGGTCCCGGTCCCGGTGACGGTCCCGCCCGAGCTGCGCGGCGGGGTGTTCGACGAGCCGCGCGAGGCGCTCGCCCCGGCCGGCTGGACGCTGTCGGTGTTCGCGAGGGTGCCGAACGCCCGGCTCGCGGTGTGGACCCCGGACGGGAACCTGCTGGTCTCCGTTCCGGACGAGGGGCGCGTCGTCCTGCTCACCGCCGACGGGCAGCAGCGCCCGCTGCTCGACGGGCTGACCCAGCCGCACGGCCTCGCGTTCTCCCCGGACGGCGCCACCCTCTACGTCGCCGAGTCCAACCGGGTCGCGTCCTGGAGCTACGTCGGCGGCGCGGTCACCGGGGCGCCGCAGGTCGTCGCCGACGGCCTGCCGGACGCGAACAGCCCCGACCTGCGTGGCGCCTACGGCCACGAGCTGAAGTCCGTCACCGCCGGTCCCGACGGCGCCGTGTACGTCTCGATCGGCTCGACCGGCAACATCTCGGTCGAGGACCTCACCGCGACGCCCCCGCGGGCGTCGATCCTGCGTGTCCCGCCGGGCGGCGGCCCCGCCGAGCCGTTCGCCGTCGGCGTGCGGAACGGGACCGGGCTGGCGACCGCGCCGGACGGCGAGATCTGGACCGCGGTCAACGGCCGCGACAACGTGCCCTACCCCTACGACCGGCCCTACGGCGACGCGTCCGGGTCGTCGCTGGGCGAGGTCATCGACGACTACGTGACCGCGCACCCGGCCGAGCCGCTGGCCCGGCTGACGGCCGGGCGCAACCTCGGCTGGCCGTTCTGCAACCCCGAGCCGGACACCGACCCCGGGGTGGCGGGCAGTGCCCAGGACTTCGCCGACGTGCCGATGGTCGCCGACGCCGAGATGAACCCCGGCGGGCGCGAGCTGGACTGCGCGACCCTCGCACCGACCGAGCAGTCCTTCCCCGCGCACTCGGCCCCGCTCGGCCTGGCCTTCACCACGACCGCGCTGCCCGAGCCCTACGGCGACGGTGCCCTGGCCGGGGTGCACGGCTCGTGGAACGCCGACCCGCCGCGGGCCCCCGAGGTGTCGTTCTTCACCTACGACGAGGGCCGGATGGGCCGGCAGCAGACGCTGGTCGGCGGGTTCCAGTACCCGACCGGCTCGCGCTGGGGGCGGCCGGTCGCCGCGGTGTCCGGCCCGGACGGCGCCGTCTACATCACCGACGACGACGCGGGTGCGGTCTACCGGCTGGCCCCGCCCGGGCGGTAG
- a CDS encoding FAD-binding dehydrogenase — MDATDAPARADAVVVGAGLAGLVAAAEIADAGRSVVVLDQEPEQNLGGQAFWSLGGLFLVDTPEQRRSGIRDSADLALSDWLSSAAFDRDVDDPSGADFWARQWATAYVGFAAGEKRAWLHAQGVRWLPVVGWAERGGHLADGHGNSVPRFHLTWGTGPGVLEPFVRRVRAHAEAGRITWRFRHRVDGLTVTDGVVDGVRGAPTHRDAVGEFSVRAGAVLVTSGGIGGDHDLVRANWPERLGTPPAHMVAGVPAHVDGRMLAITERAGGRIVNPDRMWHYTEGVQNHTPVWAGHGIRIIPGPSSLWLDATGRRLPAPNFPGFDTLGTLSALRATGHEHSWFLLTRRIIEKEFALSGSEQNPDVTDKDLRATLGRVRPGAAAPVQAFMDRGADFVVADDLDELVAGMNRLTGSAPELDPAAIRRQVVARDRQLANPFAKDLQVMAIHNARRTLGEKLARTAAPHRLLDPAAGPLIAVRLHVLTRKTLGGLQTDLAGRVLGAGGAPVPGLWAAGEVAGFGGGGVHGYRSLEGTFLGGCLFSGRQAGRSVALAT, encoded by the coding sequence ATGGACGCCACCGACGCCCCAGCCCGTGCCGACGCCGTCGTGGTGGGGGCCGGGCTCGCCGGTCTCGTCGCCGCCGCGGAGATAGCGGACGCCGGGCGCTCGGTGGTCGTGCTCGACCAGGAGCCGGAGCAGAACCTCGGCGGGCAGGCGTTCTGGTCGCTCGGCGGGCTGTTCCTCGTCGACACCCCCGAGCAGCGGCGCTCCGGCATCCGGGACTCCGCCGATCTCGCACTGTCGGACTGGCTGTCCTCGGCCGCGTTCGACCGCGACGTCGACGACCCCTCCGGGGCGGACTTCTGGGCCCGGCAGTGGGCGACCGCCTACGTCGGCTTCGCCGCCGGGGAGAAGCGGGCCTGGCTGCACGCCCAGGGTGTCCGGTGGCTGCCGGTCGTGGGCTGGGCCGAGCGCGGCGGGCACCTCGCCGACGGGCACGGCAACTCGGTGCCCCGGTTCCACCTGACCTGGGGCACCGGTCCCGGTGTCCTGGAGCCGTTCGTCCGCCGGGTCCGGGCGCACGCCGAGGCCGGCCGGATCACGTGGCGGTTCCGGCACCGGGTGGACGGGCTCACCGTCACCGACGGCGTCGTCGACGGGGTGCGGGGCGCCCCCACCCACCGCGACGCCGTCGGGGAGTTCTCCGTCCGGGCCGGTGCCGTGCTCGTCACCTCCGGCGGGATCGGGGGCGATCACGACCTGGTCCGGGCGAACTGGCCCGAGCGGCTCGGCACTCCCCCGGCGCACATGGTCGCCGGCGTCCCCGCGCACGTCGACGGCCGGATGCTGGCGATCACCGAGCGGGCCGGCGGCCGGATCGTCAACCCGGACCGGATGTGGCACTACACCGAGGGCGTGCAGAACCACACCCCGGTCTGGGCCGGTCACGGGATCCGGATCATCCCGGGCCCGTCGTCGCTGTGGCTGGACGCGACCGGGCGGCGGCTGCCCGCGCCGAACTTCCCCGGCTTCGACACCCTGGGCACCCTCTCCGCGTTGCGTGCCACCGGCCACGAGCACTCCTGGTTCCTGCTCACCCGCCGGATCATCGAGAAGGAGTTCGCGCTGTCGGGCTCCGAGCAGAACCCGGACGTCACGGACAAGGACCTGCGCGCCACGCTGGGCCGGGTCCGGCCCGGTGCGGCGGCGCCGGTGCAGGCGTTCATGGACCGTGGTGCGGACTTCGTCGTCGCCGACGACCTCGACGAGCTCGTCGCCGGGATGAACCGGCTGACCGGTTCCGCACCGGAGCTGGACCCGGCCGCGATCCGTCGTCAGGTCGTCGCGCGGGACCGGCAGCTGGCCAACCCGTTCGCCAAGGACCTGCAGGTCATGGCGATCCACAACGCCCGTCGCACGCTCGGCGAGAAGCTGGCCCGTACGGCGGCGCCACACCGGCTGCTCGATCCGGCCGCCGGGCCGCTGATCGCCGTGCGGCTGCACGTCCTCACCCGCAAGACGCTCGGCGGGCTGCAGACCGACCTCGCCGGACGGGTGCTGGGAGCCGGCGGAGCGCCGGTGCCCGGGCTGTGGGCGGCCGGCGAGGTCGCCGGCTTCGGTGGCGGCGGGGTGCACGGGTACCGCTCGCTGGAGGGCACCTTCCTCGGGGGTTGCCTGTTCTCCGGGCGCCAGGCGGGCCGGTCGGTGGCCCTCGCCACCTGA